The following proteins are encoded in a genomic region of Saccharopolyspora antimicrobica:
- a CDS encoding alpha/beta fold hydrolase: protein MQTATAVLNDIRTHYCAAGSGPAVVFVHGLAEDHRSWRRQQEEFSGHRTYAYDVRGHGASTLGTADGTLEQLRDDLLAFLAEVPGPAVCVGFSLGGTVVLSAAAERPDLVTGVAVLGTSSVVGRRAAEINLQRAEEAADPAALLASLREDTRMMVASSTVDIDELVARRAATIGDGAGFANAATAMAGIRDNPLTPALAAIKQPVTVIGAEHDALCPRKAADILLEALPHAAYLEIPGSGHLMNVDNPDAVTAALRTALG, encoded by the coding sequence GTGCAGACCGCGACGGCCGTGTTGAACGACATCCGGACGCACTACTGCGCTGCTGGTTCCGGGCCGGCCGTGGTGTTCGTGCACGGGCTGGCCGAGGATCATCGCAGCTGGCGGCGTCAGCAGGAGGAGTTCAGCGGCCATCGCACCTACGCCTACGACGTGCGCGGGCATGGGGCGAGCACTCTCGGGACCGCGGACGGGACCTTGGAGCAGTTGCGCGACGACTTGCTGGCGTTCCTCGCCGAGGTCCCCGGGCCCGCGGTGTGCGTCGGGTTCTCGTTGGGCGGCACTGTGGTGCTCTCCGCTGCCGCGGAACGTCCCGATCTGGTGACCGGCGTGGCGGTTCTCGGGACGTCGTCGGTGGTGGGGCGGCGAGCAGCGGAGATCAACCTGCAGCGCGCCGAAGAGGCGGCAGATCCGGCCGCGCTGCTGGCCTCCCTGCGCGAGGACACCCGGATGATGGTCGCGAGCTCCACAGTGGACATCGATGAGCTGGTCGCGCGGCGGGCCGCGACGATCGGCGACGGAGCGGGCTTCGCGAACGCGGCGACCGCGATGGCCGGGATCCGCGACAACCCGCTGACGCCCGCGCTCGCCGCGATCAAGCAGCCGGTGACCGTGATCGGCGCCGAACACGACGCGCTCTGCCCGCGCAAGGCCGCGGACATCCTCCTCGAAGCCCTCCCCCACGCGGCCTACCTGGAAATCCCGGGCTCCGGTCACCTGATGAACGTCGACAACCCGGACGCCGTCACCGCCGCGCTCCGCACCGCGCTGGGCTGA
- a CDS encoding DoxX family protein, with protein sequence MSYDCTNVLGVDTPAGQRCAAGDHPDPARGGRIFLFEGVQKFLYPDRLGPGRFARETPLPAPGFFAYLDGVFEVGCGVLLIVGLLTRLAAIPMIVNMVGAEVFTKVPVLLDEGFLAYVHEARAELGQLFGSVFLLIVGAGPISIDAVLSRTRHHDRE encoded by the coding sequence TTGAGCTATGACTGCACCAACGTCCTCGGTGTGGACACGCCTGCTGGGCAGCGGTGCGCCGCGGGCGACCATCCTGATCCGGCTCGTGGTGGGCGGATCTTCCTGTTCGAGGGCGTGCAGAAGTTCCTGTACCCGGACAGGCTCGGGCCGGGGCGGTTCGCGCGGGAGACTCCGCTGCCCGCTCCCGGGTTCTTCGCCTACCTCGACGGGGTGTTCGAGGTGGGGTGCGGCGTGCTGCTGATCGTCGGACTGCTCACCCGGCTGGCCGCGATACCCATGATCGTCAACATGGTCGGGGCCGAGGTCTTCACCAAGGTCCCGGTCCTGCTCGACGAGGGGTTCCTGGCCTACGTGCACGAGGCCCGGGCCGAGCTCGGCCAGCTGTTCGGCTCGGTGTTCCTGCTGATCGTCGGTGCCGGGCCCATCTCGATCGACGCCGTGCTGTCCAGGACCCGGCACCACGACCGGGAATGA